One window of Dehalobacterium formicoaceticum genomic DNA carries:
- a CDS encoding FAD-dependent oxidoreductase — MADKFDCIIVGGGVAGSTAGYMLARVGLEVLIVERGNFSGAKNMTGGRLYSHSLESIFPDFAQSAPVERKVTREKVSFMTQDSAVTMDFQSDRLGFQSKDSYVVLRSQFDRWLADQAEEAGAMVASGILVDELLVRDGRVVGIKAGEDEMEADVVILADGVNSLLAQQIGMRNEIDPHHVAVGAKEVIELPPSVIEDRFNLNGDEGAAWLFAGACSDGMMGGGYLYTNKESISLGLVIGLGGIGKSEYTVPELLENFKQHPIIKPLIKGGKLVEYSGHVVPEGGYNAIPKLFGDGVMVVGDAAGLVINTGYMVRGMDLAIASAEMAARAFIEAKERNDFSADSLFCYQKKLEQSFVIRDMKLYKDFPAFMENPRIFNEYPELAAGLLTDLFRIDGVPNKSLKSKAFSALKKVGLVNLTRDAWKGVNAL; from the coding sequence ATGGCAGATAAATTTGATTGCATCATCGTGGGAGGCGGTGTCGCGGGTTCAACCGCAGGCTATATGCTGGCTCGCGTGGGATTGGAAGTTCTGATTGTCGAGCGGGGTAACTTCAGCGGTGCCAAGAATATGACCGGGGGCAGGCTATACTCTCATAGTTTGGAAAGTATTTTCCCCGATTTTGCCCAAAGTGCTCCCGTTGAACGCAAAGTAACCCGTGAAAAAGTCAGTTTTATGACACAGGATTCGGCAGTAACCATGGATTTCCAATCGGACCGCTTGGGCTTTCAATCCAAGGATTCCTATGTGGTCTTACGGAGCCAATTTGACCGCTGGCTTGCTGACCAGGCGGAAGAGGCCGGTGCGATGGTCGCCAGCGGAATTCTCGTCGATGAGCTCCTGGTCCGAGACGGCAGGGTAGTAGGGATCAAAGCCGGTGAAGACGAAATGGAAGCTGACGTGGTGATTCTGGCCGATGGCGTTAATTCCCTATTGGCGCAGCAAATCGGTATGAGAAATGAGATTGATCCCCATCATGTGGCAGTAGGAGCCAAGGAAGTGATCGAACTCCCCCCATCCGTGATCGAAGACCGTTTTAATCTCAACGGGGATGAAGGTGCAGCCTGGCTTTTTGCCGGTGCCTGCAGCGACGGCATGATGGGCGGCGGTTACCTTTATACCAATAAGGAGAGCATCTCATTAGGATTGGTGATCGGTTTGGGCGGCATCGGCAAATCGGAGTATACCGTACCGGAGCTGCTGGAAAATTTTAAACAGCATCCCATTATTAAGCCCCTCATAAAAGGAGGGAAACTAGTAGAATATTCCGGTCACGTGGTGCCTGAAGGAGGATATAACGCGATCCCCAAGCTATTTGGAGACGGAGTGATGGTAGTCGGGGATGCGGCAGGGTTGGTGATTAATACCGGCTATATGGTACGAGGCATGGATCTGGCCATTGCTTCTGCAGAAATGGCGGCCCGGGCTTTTATAGAAGCAAAAGAAAGAAACGATTTCAGCGCCGATAGTCTTTTCTGCTATCAGAAGAAGCTGGAGCAAAGCTTTGTGATCAGAGATATGAAATTATACAAAGATTTTCCGGCTTTTATGGAGAATCCCAGGATCTTTAATGAATATCCTGAACTGGCAGCCGGTCTTTTGACGGATTTGTTCCGGATTGACGGTGTGCCGAATAAATCTCTTAAAAGCAAGGCATTCAGTGCTCTGAAGAAAGTAGGACTCGTCAATCTGACCAGGGATGCCTGGAAGGGGGTTAACGCTTTATGA
- a CDS encoding xanthine dehydrogenase family protein molybdopterin-binding subunit, translated as MQTFNIVGKNIRRNDALEKVTGTATFSSDLNLPGMLHGKVLRSPHPHAKILSIDTSEAEKYPGVKAVATWENTPRVLFNTSASMTFTVPHLTPVLDQYIFDQVVRYVGDEVAAVAAVSEEAAAEALKLIKVEYELLPAVFDPLDAIREDAPIIHESKTGKNISGEIVNIQLGDTEAGFAECDLVLEETFKLPVQKQVQLETQAAVARVGTNGEITVYSTTQTPHPSKMILAGIFGIPQSKVRVLNPPYVGGGFGVRIGLSAKAEPIAVALAQLSGHPVKVVYSREEDFIASDTRHGGYVTIKLGAKKDGTFHAIQLQSRLNGGAYCSFGGEVPGVLGAMGLSVYRIPHQSYQGYTVYTNRTPAGAMRGFGNPQAMFAIESMVDMMAEKLGMDLLELHRKNIMQVGDTWCLPYACSSTGLMECMEKAAQSIGWERRGKLNQPGDTKRRGIGMGVGTHVSNSWPFCVDYDNALITIQQDGSVLLSSGVPDIGTGTTTTLPQLAAEVLGISMEQIYMTFADTLTTPFDIGSHASRTLYAAGTAVIAAAQDAKQQILEYAADLLDTPAERLDIKEGMVHIQGQPFGICYGSDACKMGNAKFTSITLKDLAYYAHLRNKQFIGVGRIIPANAPPWHAHFVEVEVDTQTGVIQIIKVAAAHDVGRAINPKIVEGQIEGGVVMGLGYALGEEILVDDKGKPQHTGIHKYFLPTAMDIPEIDAMYVESIDPTGPFGAKGVGECGLVPTAPAVATAVFDAIGIRFTEIPMTPERVYKKIKEQKRM; from the coding sequence GTGCAAACCTTTAATATCGTTGGGAAAAATATTCGCAGAAATGATGCTTTGGAAAAGGTCACCGGAACGGCCACCTTTTCCAGCGATCTGAATTTACCCGGCATGCTTCATGGTAAGGTTTTAAGAAGTCCCCATCCTCACGCCAAAATTTTATCAATTGATACCTCGGAAGCAGAAAAATATCCTGGCGTCAAAGCTGTCGCCACCTGGGAAAATACCCCCCGGGTATTGTTTAATACTTCTGCTTCCATGACTTTTACCGTACCTCATCTCACACCGGTGCTGGATCAATATATCTTTGATCAGGTGGTGCGCTATGTGGGAGATGAGGTCGCCGCTGTTGCCGCAGTCAGCGAGGAGGCAGCCGCGGAAGCCCTGAAGCTGATCAAGGTAGAGTATGAGCTGTTACCTGCTGTTTTTGATCCTTTAGATGCCATCAGAGAAGATGCTCCAATCATTCATGAAAGCAAAACCGGGAAAAATATTTCCGGGGAGATTGTCAATATTCAACTGGGGGATACAGAGGCCGGCTTTGCCGAATGCGATCTGGTTCTTGAAGAAACATTTAAGCTTCCGGTGCAAAAACAAGTTCAGTTAGAAACCCAGGCTGCAGTAGCTCGTGTGGGCACCAACGGAGAAATTACAGTTTATTCCACAACCCAAACACCCCACCCCAGCAAAATGATTTTAGCCGGAATCTTTGGTATCCCCCAGAGTAAGGTTCGTGTCCTTAATCCCCCTTATGTAGGGGGAGGATTCGGCGTCCGTATTGGTCTCAGCGCCAAAGCGGAACCCATAGCTGTTGCCCTGGCACAGCTTTCCGGTCATCCGGTAAAAGTAGTCTATTCCCGTGAAGAAGATTTTATCGCTTCGGATACCAGACACGGGGGTTACGTAACCATCAAGCTAGGTGCCAAAAAAGACGGTACCTTTCATGCCATTCAGCTTCAATCAAGGTTGAACGGCGGCGCCTACTGCAGCTTTGGGGGAGAGGTACCTGGAGTCCTGGGAGCAATGGGTCTGTCTGTTTACCGCATTCCCCACCAAAGTTATCAGGGATATACCGTCTATACGAATCGCACCCCTGCCGGTGCTATGCGAGGTTTTGGAAATCCCCAAGCCATGTTTGCCATTGAATCCATGGTAGATATGATGGCAGAAAAATTAGGCATGGATCTTTTAGAGCTCCATCGGAAAAACATTATGCAGGTGGGAGACACTTGGTGCCTGCCCTATGCTTGCTCCTCCACCGGGCTTATGGAATGTATGGAAAAAGCCGCTCAAAGTATCGGCTGGGAAAGAAGGGGTAAATTAAATCAACCGGGAGACACAAAACGTCGGGGCATCGGTATGGGTGTAGGTACCCATGTCAGCAACTCCTGGCCCTTCTGTGTCGACTATGATAATGCCTTAATCACGATACAGCAGGATGGCTCCGTATTGTTATCCTCCGGTGTTCCGGATATCGGTACCGGCACAACCACCACCCTGCCCCAGTTAGCAGCCGAAGTTTTAGGTATTTCCATGGAGCAAATATATATGACCTTTGCCGATACTCTTACCACTCCCTTCGATATTGGCAGCCATGCCAGCCGCACCCTGTATGCCGCCGGAACAGCCGTTATTGCCGCGGCGCAAGATGCTAAACAACAAATATTAGAATATGCGGCGGATCTTTTAGATACACCGGCAGAACGATTAGATATCAAAGAAGGTATGGTCCATATTCAAGGACAGCCCTTTGGCATCTGCTACGGCAGTGATGCCTGTAAAATGGGGAACGCCAAGTTCACAAGTATCACTCTTAAGGATCTGGCCTACTATGCCCATCTGAGAAATAAACAATTTATCGGTGTAGGTCGTATCATTCCGGCTAATGCTCCGCCTTGGCATGCACACTTTGTAGAGGTAGAGGTAGATACCCAAACCGGTGTGATCCAGATCATTAAGGTAGCAGCCGCCCATGACGTAGGTCGGGCTATCAATCCCAAAATTGTGGAAGGACAAATTGAAGGTGGCGTGGTAATGGGTCTCGGTTATGCCCTGGGAGAAGAAATTCTTGTGGACGATAAAGGTAAACCTCAACACACCGGCATCCATAAATATTTCCTGCCCACCGCCATGGATATTCCGGAGATTGATGCCATGTATGTGGAATCCATTGATCCCACCGGCCCCTTTGGCGCCAAGGGTGTAGGAGAATGTGGCTTGGTACCTACGGCACCAGCTGTAGCGACAGCAGTATTTGATGCCATCGGCATACGTTTTACCGAGATCCCCATGACCCCAGAAAGAGTTTATAAAAAAATCAAGGAACAAAAGAGGATGTGA
- a CDS encoding 4Fe-4S dicluster domain-containing protein produces MSIEEKLGFNKFYVDESNAHIIVKKSDFTDEELVILNKIIKACPAGLYSLNEDGTLRFDYAGCLECGTCRILAQGKVIEDWKYPQGTFGVEFRYG; encoded by the coding sequence ATGAGCATAGAAGAAAAACTAGGCTTTAATAAGTTTTACGTAGATGAAAGCAATGCCCATATCATCGTCAAAAAAAGCGACTTTACAGATGAAGAGCTGGTGATTCTGAATAAGATCATCAAAGCATGTCCGGCAGGCTTGTACAGCCTTAATGAAGACGGAACGCTCCGCTTCGACTATGCAGGATGTCTGGAATGCGGCACCTGCCGCATTTTGGCTCAGGGGAAAGTCATTGAGGATTGGAAGTATCCTCAAGGGACTTTCGGGGTTGAGTTCAGATATGGGTAA
- a CDS encoding (2Fe-2S)-binding protein — protein MFNLKFTLNGEAAEVLVAHGAMLVDILRDQLTLTGTKKGCGKGECGACTVIMNGIAVNSCMIPAMKAFGSVIETIEGIAPKNGVHPLQESFMDEGAVQCGFCTPGMIMSAKALLDHRPHPTSEEIKEAIGGNICRCTGYVKIEKAIQRAAEEIEKAKNEEVKCQKGRDSCANL, from the coding sequence ATGTTTAACCTAAAATTCACCTTAAACGGAGAGGCTGCAGAAGTCTTGGTTGCTCATGGGGCAATGCTGGTTGATATTCTGCGGGATCAGCTGACCTTAACCGGCACAAAAAAAGGCTGCGGCAAAGGAGAATGCGGAGCCTGTACCGTAATTATGAACGGTATTGCCGTAAACTCATGTATGATCCCCGCGATGAAGGCCTTTGGCTCAGTGATTGAAACCATTGAAGGGATTGCTCCTAAGAATGGGGTGCATCCCCTCCAGGAATCCTTTATGGATGAAGGGGCAGTCCAATGCGGCTTTTGTACCCCGGGGATGATCATGTCTGCCAAGGCCTTGTTGGATCATAGACCTCACCCTACCTCAGAAGAAATTAAGGAAGCGATCGGCGGAAATATCTGTCGCTGCACAGGCTATGTGAAAATTGAGAAGGCCATCCAAAGAGCGGCTGAAGAAATAGAAAAAGCAAAAAATGAAGAAGTAAAGTGCCAAAAAGGGAGGGATTCTTGTGCAAACCTTTAA
- a CDS encoding PaaI family thioesterase produces MDYNKIRDLINSKDKFLMNHGIRVVKMDKGYAEVEMEIEDHNLNSFGILHGGVYYTLADSIAGLAAISCGISSVTLSGSLNFISSVKRGKIIAIAEEINRRRKIGIYEVKIYDQEHILAAEGTFTMYFTGHALDWATIFNSVMI; encoded by the coding sequence ATGGACTACAATAAGATAAGAGATTTAATCAACAGTAAAGATAAGTTCCTGATGAACCATGGTATAAGGGTAGTAAAAATGGACAAGGGTTATGCTGAAGTCGAGATGGAGATTGAAGACCACAACCTCAATTCGTTTGGTATTCTTCATGGAGGAGTATATTACACATTGGCAGATTCTATTGCAGGACTTGCGGCGATTTCCTGCGGAATCTCTTCTGTGACATTAAGCGGCAGTCTGAATTTTATCAGTTCCGTCAAGCGGGGAAAAATTATCGCAATCGCAGAGGAGATCAATCGCCGCAGAAAAATTGGAATCTATGAAGTCAAAATATATGACCAAGAGCACATCCTAGCTGCGGAAGGTACTTTCACCATGTATTTTACAGGACATGCCCTGGATTGGGCTACAATTTTTAATAGTGTGATGATTTAA
- a CDS encoding class I adenylate-forming enzyme family protein — MILSHAIPNLAFDRARISPKQEAIFDYDSGIRYSYSDLENRSEKLAYFLTKELGLKKGDRIGFIARTCVGMFDAFYASCKTGIIITTYNGLLKTTELIGLVENEEPKVIFFSEFFRGKASNIRDTVRGIREFICLDDFYGPENRYSYQDILKCEVKEKLSRPLIDPEDLHMLVHTGGTTGTPKAAILSYRSVFMNAISEILTWQLTCKDSAYIAMPLFHTGGWNLLTLPLLMTGGKLVLASVFDPGKMLKISKEEKPSIFMGVEAMFNCISNHPDFATTDLSCYNWMINGGGPICKKSLEPYWNRGIRVFNGYGATEIGPNNLSPDVVNMTLEENRKKINTVGKPFFFNQLRIVDPEGNDVPQGKPGELLWKGELSFSGYWNHPEAMEEIMVDGWIRSGDVGYMDKDGDVYICGRLKNMYISAGENIYPLEVESVINSHPHVKKSCVIGVADKRLGEVGRALVVPNEGYDLAPEELKEYLIENLSSIKRPKYITIVESIPRNEVGKKDMRLIQEMYGTVKER, encoded by the coding sequence GTGATCCTTAGTCATGCAATTCCAAATCTAGCCTTCGATAGAGCTCGTATTTCGCCTAAGCAGGAAGCAATTTTCGATTATGATTCCGGCATCCGTTATTCCTACAGTGATCTGGAAAACCGTTCCGAAAAATTAGCCTATTTTTTGACTAAAGAGCTAGGTTTAAAAAAAGGAGATCGTATCGGTTTTATCGCCAGGACTTGCGTGGGAATGTTTGATGCCTTTTACGCATCCTGTAAAACAGGCATTATTATTACTACTTATAACGGTTTACTGAAAACCACGGAACTAATTGGGTTGGTAGAAAACGAAGAGCCCAAAGTCATTTTCTTTTCTGAGTTTTTTCGGGGTAAAGCCTCAAATATCCGGGACACAGTCCGGGGTATTCGGGAGTTCATCTGCTTGGATGATTTTTACGGACCGGAAAACAGATACAGTTACCAGGATATTTTAAAGTGTGAAGTAAAAGAAAAACTGTCACGTCCCCTGATTGATCCGGAAGATCTTCATATGCTTGTGCATACAGGCGGAACCACAGGCACGCCGAAGGCAGCCATTCTATCCTATAGAAGTGTGTTTATGAATGCGATCAGTGAGATTTTGACCTGGCAGTTGACCTGTAAAGACAGCGCCTATATTGCCATGCCTTTATTCCATACGGGAGGTTGGAATTTGCTGACACTGCCTTTACTGATGACGGGGGGTAAATTAGTTCTTGCCTCCGTATTTGATCCGGGAAAGATGCTGAAGATTTCCAAGGAAGAGAAACCTTCAATTTTCATGGGTGTTGAAGCTATGTTTAATTGCATTTCTAATCATCCTGATTTTGCAACCACTGATCTTTCATGCTATAACTGGATGATTAATGGCGGAGGGCCAATTTGTAAAAAGTCCTTGGAGCCCTATTGGAATCGCGGGATCAGAGTGTTTAACGGTTATGGAGCCACTGAAATCGGTCCCAACAATTTGTCTCCGGACGTAGTTAATATGACACTGGAGGAAAACCGTAAAAAAATCAATACTGTTGGCAAGCCGTTTTTCTTCAATCAACTACGCATTGTTGATCCGGAGGGAAATGATGTTCCTCAGGGTAAGCCTGGGGAGCTGCTCTGGAAAGGCGAGCTATCCTTCAGCGGGTATTGGAATCACCCTGAAGCTATGGAAGAGATTATGGTCGATGGCTGGATTCGTTCAGGAGATGTGGGATATATGGATAAAGACGGAGATGTCTATATCTGTGGCCGCTTGAAAAATATGTATATTTCCGCCGGTGAAAATATTTACCCCTTAGAGGTGGAAAGCGTGATTAACTCACACCCTCACGTGAAAAAAAGCTGTGTGATCGGAGTAGCGGATAAGAGGTTGGGTGAGGTAGGCAGAGCACTCGTTGTTCCAAATGAAGGTTATGATTTGGCGCCGGAAGAACTGAAGGAATACCTGATTGAAAATCTATCTTCCATCAAAAGGCCCAAATATATTACCATAGTTGAATCTATTCCCCGAAATGAAGTTGGAAAGAAGGATATGCGCTTGATTCAAGAAATGTATGGTACGGTTAAGGAGCGTTAA